In a single window of the Littorina saxatilis isolate snail1 linkage group LG3, US_GU_Lsax_2.0, whole genome shotgun sequence genome:
- the LOC138962816 gene encoding uncharacterized protein, whose product MSARKTRNAALSSFSTPDPTLSLSGHELSTPPTRSEVFSESAGKSVSLSAEHEQIAARGRALGVRSGSALARFVQEELDRLRHQQQQQQRVGLEAQLLKAQLEEARRKQEREEKRQEREERRQEREEEEARLRQEEARRRQEREEEEARRKQEREEEEARRKQEREEEEARLRQEETRRRQERDEEEYTRRQRLAELEEERIRTQIAMAQREETAHVPHIRPIEPVRLKIDPFDTTKEDLDTFLGRFERAASLSGWNRERDWGARLGTLLKGFSSEVYLELPDEDAVKYDKVVETLRGAFRWTADSYRSKFRQAVKKDEETFQQHATRLRIWFERWRKAAKKEETYEGVRDLILMEHLLDRVSGELADFIRQNDPSTLSEAAELAERFASSKRARKNPVTVFGKALGHQKGPSSPKKDATQAKLAGFKPSGFKGKCFNCGQEGHSRRNCPRLTSVKTVVTLGTVTSGTELPALCDPCSQLTYSPRCTVNVNGSSVSALRDTGADGLVVDSSLVRDNKRSIGRQTIRLAAGNVERECPTVVIDFESPFFSGKAIAIVVEDLAHPVLIGNAIPLPNGQTLEVPVYRGKAYPVKTSVVTRAQHAREQQGPKTLKMKDSGLGGVTRDELIQLQENDSTLARIRELAAVSNPAPSGKHGQVKFSWKKGVLQREFSSGEDVYHQIVVPEALRPGILKLSHDVPMAGHLGSRRTRDRVWNSFYWPGMGGDIRRYVQSCDACQRALPKGKIPKAPLGKMPLLDEPFRRIAVDIVGPLTISERKNRYILVAVDYATRYPEATPLPSIEAERVAEALWQMYTRVGVPKEVLTDRGSQFVSNLMKQVNQFLALKGLTTTPYHAQCNGLVERFNGTLKTMLKKLCMEKPKDWDRFVPALLFAYREVPQESLGFSPFELLYGRTVRGPLSLLKEIWTKDTPAEVRTTAEYVVDLRQRLEDTLKIAQQNLDNSSRRYARAFDRRAVKRNFKIGSRVLLLLPLKKNKLEMAWEGPYEVVGKVGECDYRLRVGTKEKLYHANLIKEYVERGSRPTPSRSDPDVITTCAVVIDESGATSEEDVTYPRDIPLPALQSKEGPSDVQCNPALTDSQRDDVNRFKGRFVKALTDLPGSTKLEEFSVSLLTSKPVFVRPRPVPYSQTETVKKEVEAMLKMGVIEPASSPYNAPVVLVKKRDGTIRFCIDYRQLNRVTEFDGEPLPDIDQLFSCLGRAKYFTKIDLSKGYWQIPVLAEDRPKLAFIVPQGQFQWTMMPFGLQNAVAVFSRMMRKLLNLLRRSDVHNFMDDILIGTEDWGTHLEALEAVFRRLEEEGLTARPTKCFVGFPELDYLGHRVGHGLMWPEAAKLEKIQASRRPETKKEVRAFLGLVGFYRRYVANFAAIALALTNLTRKNCSNKVQWTEVCEESFNTLREILSKPPVICLPDLSQPFVLQTDASDVGLGAVLLQERDGELKPVSFASRKLNSAEKNYATVEKECLAVVWAVKKFEVYLYGQEFELQTDHQSLQHLQRAKTSNGRLMRWALLLQPFSFRIRAIRGRENVGADYYSRVV is encoded by the coding sequence ATGTCCGCGAGGAAAACTCGTAACGCGGCCCTGTCTAGTTTTTCTACGCCTGACCCGACTTTGTCTCTTTCTGGCCATGAGTTATCTACTCCGCCTACTCGTAGCGAAGTATTTTCTGAATCAGCTGGAAAGTCGGTTAGTCTTAGTGCCGAGCATGAGCAGATTGCCGCTAGGGGCAGAGCGTTGGGTGTCCGTTCCGGTAGTGCACTTGCCAGATTTGTGCAAGAAGAATTGGATCGTCTGCGccatcaacagcagcaacaacaacgagtGGGATTGGAGGCTCAGCTGCTAAAAGCTCAACTGGAAGAGGCAAGAaggaaacaggagagagaagaaaaaagacaggagagagaagaaagaagacaggagagagaagaggaagaggctCGACTGAGACAAGAAGAAGCAAGAAGAAGAcaggaaagagaagaagaagaggcaagaaggaaacaggagagagaagaggaagaggcaagaaggaaacaggagagagaagaggaagaggctCGACTTAGACAAGAAGAGACTAGAAGAAGACAGGAGAGAGATGAGGAAGAATATACCCGACGTCAACGTTTGGCTGAGTTGGAGGAGGAGAGGATTCGGACACAGATAGCAATGGCCCAGCGTGAAGAAACTGCTCATGTTCCCCATATCCGTCCAATAGAACCTGTCCGTCTAAAGATCGATCCTTTTGATACCACCAAAGAAGATTTGGATACTTTTCTCGGGCGATTTGAGAGAGCGGCATCCCTGAGTGGGTGGAACAGGGAACGAGACTGGGGAGCTAGGCTGGGGACACTTCTTAAAGGTTTTTCCTCAGAGGTTTACCTAGAATTGCCTGATGAGGACGCCGTAAAGTACGACAAAGTGGTGGAGACGCTACGTGGGGCTTTTCGTTGGACTGCTGACTCTTACCGCTCCAAGTTTCGTCAGGCTGTGAAAAAGGATGAAGAAACATTTCAGCAGCATGCTACTCGGCTCCGGATTTGGTTTGAGCGGTGGAGAAAGGCAGCCAAGAAGGAGGAGACATACGAAGGAGTTCGAGACCTCATACTGATGGAGCACCTTCTCGACAGAGTATCTGGAGAACTTGCCGACTTCATCAGACAGAATGACCCCAGTACCCTTTCTGAAGCTGCTGAACTAGCTGAGAGATTTGCGTCGTCGAAACGGGCCAGGAAAAATCCAGTTACTGTCTTTGGTAAAGCATTGGGTCACCAGAAAGGACCAAGTAGCCCGAAGAAGGATGCAACTCAAGCAAAACTTGCTGGCTTTAAGCCATCTGGATTCAAGGGAAAATGTTTCAACTGCGGTCAGGAAGGTCACTCTAGAAGAAACTGTCCTCGTCTAACTTCGGTGAAAACCGTTGTCACTCTAGGAACAGTCACCTCAGGAACTGAACTGCCTGCTCTCTGTGATCCTTGCAGCCAACTGACCTACTCTCCTAGATGTACTGTGAACGTCAATGGTTCTTCAGTATCTGCCCTGAGGGACACTGGAGCTGACGGGCTAGTGGTGGATTCGTCTCTTGTGCGAGATAACAAGCGCAGCATTGGACGACAAACCATCCGACTTGCAGCCGGCAACGTCGAACGAGAGTGCCCAACTGTTGTAATTGACTTTGAATCGCCTTTCTTTTCAGGAAAGGCAATTGCTATTGTGGTGGAGGATCTTGCTCATCCTGTATTGATTGGAAATGCCATCCCGTTGCCTAATGGACAAACTCTTGAAGTTCCGGTGTACAGAGGGAAGGCATATCCTGTGAAGACATCTGTTGTCACCAGAGCACAGCATGCTCGAGAACAACAAGGACCCAAAACTCTTAAAATGAAGGACTCCGGACTGGGAGGTGTCACCCGAGATGAACTCATTCAGCTACAAGAGAACGACTCTACATTGGCACGCATTCGTGAGCTAGCGGCGGTTAGTAATCCTGCTCCCTCCGGGAAACATGGCCAAGTGAAGTTTTCCTGGAAGAAAGGAGTTCTGCAAAGGGAGTTCTCATCAGGTGAAGATGTGTACCATCAGATAGTTGTACCAGAAGCCTTGAGACCTGGAATCCTTAAGCTGTCGCATGATGTACCAATGGCTGGCCATCTTGGTTCGAGGAGGACTCGAGATCGAGTGTGGAACTCTTTCTACTGGCCGGGAATGGGCGGTGACATCCGTCGATATGTACAATCCTGCGACGCTTGCCAGCGAGCTCTACCCAAGGGGAAAATTCCAAAAGCACCACTTGGAAAGATGCCTCTGCTGGATGAACCTTTCCGGAGAATCGCTGTTGACATTGTGGGGCCTTTGACCATCTCCGAAAGAAAGAACCGCTACATTCTGGTTGCTGTAGACTATGCCACCCGGTACCCAGAAGCGACCCCTTTACCCAGCATCGAAGCAGAGCGTGTGGCTGAAGCACTCTGGCAGATGTATACCCGGGTTGGAGTTCCCAAAGAAGTACTGACAGACAGGGGTTCTCAGTTTGTCAGCAATCTCATGAAGCAAGTGAATCAGTTTCTTGCCCTGAAAGGACTCACCACGACACCATATCATGCTCAATGTAATGGTCTAGTAGAAAGATTCAATGGGACACTGAAGACAATGCTGAAGAAGCTCTGCATGGAGAAACCCAAAGATTGGGATCGTTTTGTTCCTGCCCTTCTTTTCGCCTACCGAGAGGTACCACAGGAAAGTTTAGGGTTTTCCCCTTTTGAACTTTTGTACGGGAGAACTGTGAGAGGACCTCTTTCCCTTCTCAAGGAGATATGGACCAAAGACACCCCTGCAGAAGTTAGGACTACTGCTGAGTATGTCGTGGATCTGCGTCAGCgtttggaagacactttgaAAATCGCACAGCAGAACCTGGACAACTCCTCCCGGCGCTACGCCAGAGCTTTCGATCGTCGTGCAGTGAAACGAAACTTCAAGATTGGAAGTAGAGTTCTGCTTCTCCTACCCCTGAAGAAGAACAAGTTAGAAATGGCTTGGGAAGGACCCTACGAGGTTGTAGGAAAAGTTGGAGAATGCGACTATCGTCTGCGTGTAGGCACCAAAGAAAAGTTGTACCACGCCAATCTGATCAAGGAATATGTTGAGAGGGGGTCCAGACCTACCCCATCAAGATCGGATCCAGATGTCATCACTACATGTGCCGTGGTGATCGATGAATCAGGAGCCACCTCAGAGGAAGACGTGACGTACCCACGAGACATCCCTCTACCTGCACTTCAGTCCAAAGAAGGTCCGAGTGATGTTCAGTGCAACCCGGCTTTGACTGACAGTCAGCGTGACGATGTGAATCGTTTCAAGGGTCGTTTCGTCAAAGCGCTCACGGATTTGCCTGGTTCTACCAAGCTTGAGGAATTTTCTGTCAGCCTACTGACTTCAAAGCCTGTTTTTGTCCGTCCTCGACCTGTGCCATACTCCCAAACTGAAACTGTGAAGAAGGAAGTGGAGGCCATGCTGAAAATGGGTGTCATAGAACCTGCGTCCTCACCTTACAACGCTCCGGTGGTCCTCGTGAAGAAAAGGGACGGGACGATTCGGTTCTGTATCGATTATCGTCAGCTAAACAGGGTCACTGAGTTTGATGGAGAACCACTCCCTGACATCGATCAACTCTTCAGCTGTCTTGGGCGTGCCAAGTACTTCACCAAGATAGATTTGTCGAAGGGGTATTGGCAGATACCAGTCCTTGCTGAAGACAGACCGAAGCTTGCGTTCATCGTTCCTCAGGGACAATTCCAATGGACCATGATGCCGTTTGGTCTTCAGAATGCTGTCGCGGTTTTCAGccgcatgatgaggaagcttCTCAACCTTCTGCGAAGAAGTGATGTCCACAACTTCATGGACGACATCCTCATTGGCACTGAAGACTGGGGGACTCATCTTGAGGCCCTGGAGGCCGTTTTTCGTCGTCTGGAAGAAGAAGGTCTCACGGCTCGACCTACGAAGTGCTTCGTAGGATTCCCTGAACTGGACTACCTGGGTCATCGAGTTGGCCATGGCCTGATGTGGCCAGAGGCAGCCAAGCTGGAGAAGATTCAAGCTTCAagacgtcctgaaaccaagaaagaAGTCCGCGCTTTTCTTGGCCTGGTTGGTTTCTATCGACGCTATGTAGCCAACTTTGCTGCCATTGCTCTGGCCCTTACCAACTTGACACggaagaactgctcaaacaaggtTCAGTGGACCGAGGTTTGTGAGGAATCTTTCAACACTCTCAGGGAGATTCTCAGCAAACCGCCTGTTATCTGCTTGCCTGACTTGTCCCAGCCATTTGTACTGCAGACCGATGCCTCTGACGTTGGTCTCGGAGCTGTTCTGCTGCAAGAGAGGGATGGGGAGTTGAAACCTGTGTCATTTGCAAGCCGCAAGCTGAACTCTGCAGAGAAAAACTACGCCACTGTTGAAAAGGAGTGTTTGGCCGTGGTATGGGCTGTCAAGAAGTTTGAGGTGTACCTGTATGGCCAAGAGTTTGAACTTCAGACTGATCATCAGTCTTTGCAACACTTGCAGAGAGCAAAAACCTCCAACGGTCGTCTGATGCGATGGGCATTGTTGCTTCAGCCATTCTCCTTCCGGATTCGTGCGATCCGAGGACGTGAAAACGTGGGAGCGGATTATTACAGCCGCGTTGTGTGA